In Callithrix jacchus isolate 240 chromosome 18, calJac240_pri, whole genome shotgun sequence, one DNA window encodes the following:
- the LOC118149219 gene encoding uncharacterized protein LOC118149219 isoform X2, with the protein MTGHVHTEAEKAHLDTDRQKRNEGMCRKMQRNIAIPAMTSFRASGKVVCLYSIVEVSCCQQQKYMLKTIKHVQTWDLSLIKLEEENHRDNLAHYLKV; encoded by the exons ATGACTGGGCATGTGCATACTGAAGCAGAGAAAGCCCATCTGGatacagacagacagaagagAAATGAAGGCATGTGCAGAAAGATGCAGAG gAATATAGCCATTCCTGCAATGACTTCATTCAGAGCCAGTGGGAAGGTGGTATGTTTATACAGTATCGTGGAGGTTTCATGTTGCCAACAGCAGAAGTATATGCTGAAAACCATTAAACATGTACAGACATGGGATTTGTCTCTCATTAAGTTAGAGGAAGAGAATCACAGAGATAATTTAGCCCATTATCTTAAAG